A region of Salvia splendens isolate huo1 chromosome 17, SspV2, whole genome shotgun sequence DNA encodes the following proteins:
- the LOC121774801 gene encoding peptide-N4-(N-acetyl-beta-glucosaminyl)asparagine amidase A-like yields the protein MAATILSLLLTLTLLHLHPPPLSAASNNLRRTTTLFTPHLNFNTTLSSAAAAEATPTTYFEVTKPIQLPATAPCSYLLLQHDFAFTYGQPPVLAAYTPPPHCPSPNSAKIVLEWTATCKGRQFDRIFGVWIGGAEILRSCTAEPSAAGIVWTVKKDVTRYSSLLSTNQTLAVYLGNLVDSTYTGVYHVNISLHFYATEEKTASTAADLILPISKNPQLNDGLWFEIENSKQAESKPFRIPLNTYRAVLEIYASFHENDEFWYGNPPNEYLSANNLTDLAGNGPFREIVVKLDGEIVGAVFPFTVIYTGGVNPLLWRPISAIGSFDLPTYDLDLTPFLGELLDNKPHDLEFSVTNALNVWYIDANLHLWIDEKSVKTQGKLLEHRASELSLSVFSNFTGLDGVFVTNASRSIISSGVVSSSRGEVVTTSLRELGYTSWMTMGNDGNKQVVEQVITFNTSVNSDRVNSDHRLASSPSSSANAERRFSIWYATDYVDNDDGSHASVANVTLGFEEGVRRSGAGTSRVRNVQRAEGSTVVRGNLVVSGVGRNQQEYGYSSDDKWCYFRNVSSFNYTILHDEVSHACIKDRLWPYSSRKNFRVKKGLIGF from the exons ATGGCGGCAACAATCCTCTCTCTCCTCCTCACACTAACACTCCTCCATCTCCACCCACCGCCGCTCTCCGCCGCCTCCAACAACCTCCGCCGCACAACAACTCTATTCACACCACACCTCAATTTCAACACCACATTAtcatccgccgccgccgccgaagCTACTCCAACCACCTACTTCGAAGTCACCAAACCAATCCAGCTCCCCGCCACCGCGCCATGCTCCTACCTCCTCCTCCAGCACGATTTCGCCTTCACCTACGGCCAGCCGCCGGTCCTCGCCGCCTACACGCCGCCGCCGCACTGCCCCTCCCCTAACTCAGCCAAAATCGTCCTCGAGTGGACGGCGACGTGCAAGGGCAGGCAATTCGACCGCATCTTCGGCGTCTGGATTGGCGGCGCCGAAATCCTCCGCAGCTGCACCGCCGAGCCGTCCGCCGCCGGCATTGTCTGGACGGTGAAGAAGGACGTCACGAGGTACTCCTCTCTGCTCTCCACAAACCAAACCCTAGCTGTTTATTTGGGGAATCTCGTCGATTCCACCTACACCGGCGTCTACCACGTCAACATCTCCCTCCATTTCTACGCCACTGAGGAAAAAACCGCCTCCACCGCCGCAGATCTAATCCTTCCGATCTCGAAAAATCCGCAATTAAACGATGGATTGTGGTTCGAAATCGAGAATTCGAAACAAGCAGAATCGAAGCCATTCAGAATTCCGTTGAACACATACAGAGCTGTGTTGGAGATTTACGCCTCGTTTCACGAAAACGATGAATTCTGGTACGGAAATCCCCCAAATGAGTACTTATCAGCCAATAACCTCACCGATCTGGCCGGAAACGGTCCTTTCCGAGAAATCGTCGTGAAATTGGACGGCGAAATCGTCGGCGCCGTCTTCCCGTTCACCGTGATCTACACCGGCGGAGTGAATCCCCTCCTCTGGCGGCCGATCTCCGCCATCGGCTCCTTCGATCTCCCCACCTACGACCTCGACCTCACACCTTTCTTAGGCGAATTGCTAGATAACAAACCTCACGATCTCGAATTCAGCGTGACGAATGCGTTGAATGTTTGGTACATCGATGCGAATTTGCATCTGTGGATAGACGAGAAAAGTGTGAAAACACAGGGGAAGCTTCTAGAGCACAGAGCTTCGGAACTCTCTCTCTCCGTTTTCTCCAACTTCACGGGCTTGGACGGCGTGTTTGTCACCAATGCCAGCCGCTCGATCATCTCGAGTGGGGTGGTGAGCTCATCCCGAGGCGAGGTCGTCACGACCTCGCTCCGAGAGCTGGGGTACACTAGCTGGATGACGATGGGGAATGATGGGAACAAGCAAGTTGTTGAGCAGGTGATCACATTCAACACGAGCGTTAATAGTGATCGCGTTAATAGTGATCACCGCCTcgcctcgtctccgtcgtcttCTGCAAACGCGGAGAGGAGGTTTAGCATTTG GTACGCCACAGACTATGTGGACAACGACGATGGAAGCCACGCCTCTGTAGCGAACGTCACTCTGGGGTTCGAGGAGGGGGTGAGGAGGAGCGGGGCAGGGACGAGCAGGGTGAGGAACGTGCAGAGGGCGGAGGGGTCGACGGTGGTGAGGGGGAACTTGGTGGTGAGTGGAGTTGGGAGAAATCAGCAAGAATATGGCTACTCTAGTGATGATAAATGGTGCTATTTTAGGAATGTGAGCAGCTTCAACTACACTATTCTTCATGATGAAGTCAGCCATGCTTGTATAAAAGATCGATTGTGGCCATATTCTTCGAGGAAGAACTTTCGTGTGAAGAAAGGGCTTATTGgattttga
- the LOC121774802 gene encoding multiprotein-bridging factor 1a-like: protein MSGFTQDWEPVVIRKKAPTSAARKDEKAVNAARRAGAEIETVRKATAGSNRSASSSTSLNTRKLDEDTENLTHEKVPTELKKAIMQARMDKKLTQAQLAQIINEKPQIIQEYESGKAIPNQQIISKLERALGAKLRGKK, encoded by the exons ATGTCAGGATTCACACAGGATTGGGAGCCGGTAGTCATCCGCAAGAAGGCGCCGACCTCCGCTGCTCGCAAGGACGAGAAAGCCGTCAACGCCGCCCGCCGCGCCGGAGCTGAGATCGAAACCGTCAGAAAGG CAACTGCTGGGTCGAACAGATCTGCTTCCAGTAGTACCTCATTGAATACCAGGAAGCTTGATGAAGATACAGAAAATCTTACTC ATGAAAAGGTTCCGACTGAATTAAAGAAGGCGATCATGCAGGCTCGAATGGATAAGAAACTCACACAAGCTCAACTTGCTCAG ATTATAAACGAGAAACCCCAGATCATACAGGAATACGAATCTGGAAAAGCAATTCCCAATCAGCAGATCATATCCAAACTGGAGAGGGCTCTTGGTGCGAAACTGCGCGGAAAGAAATAA
- the LOC121775119 gene encoding tubby-like F-box protein 7, translating to MSSKRSFLPRRYIRSVTKSRKQSKHRDLQDEIDLGREGSRISNSGDGDGVWSDSERGLRGRQKQQQQKASVDSCGELGPDESDRWAGMLPELLGEIMQRVEAMEEHSPQRQNVVACACVCRKWREAAKEAAEKASVDHPGIITFPPSLKKAGPKDSPNQCLIKRDKKNATFYLYLALSPSFTDNGKFLLAARRYRSGGRTEYIISLDGSDLSQGSKSYVGKLRSDFLGTNFKIYDSQTPHSGAKSSSTKAGRRIGSKQISPQVPSGNFKIGTVSYKFNLLKSRGPRRMSCKITCPSSEETSNDGHEHGLKTEKQDASPAPGFTVLKNKAPRWHDHLECWCLNFHGRVTVASVKNFQMVATIDQSKPDGKGDAETVVLQFGKVSDDTFTMDYRQPLSAFQAFAICLSSFGTKLACE from the exons ATGTCGTCGAAACGATCTTTTCTCCCGCGAAGATACATCCGCTCAGTCACCAAATCACGCAAGCAATCCAAGCACCGCGATCTCCAGGACGAAATCGATCTCGGCAGAGAGGGAAGCAGGATTTCAAACAGCGGCGATGGCGATGGTGTGTGGAGTGACAGCGAGAGGGGGCTGCGGGGGAGgcagaagcagcagcagcagaagGCCTCCGTCGATTCGTGCGGCGAGCTAGGACCGGATGAGTCGGATCGATGGGCGGGGATGCTGCCGGAGCTTCTCGGGGAAATAATGCAGCGAGTGGAGGCGATGGAGGAGCATTCTCCGCAGCGCCAGAACGTCGTCGCGTGCGCCTGCGTCTGCAGGAAATGGAGGGAGGCGGCCAAGGAGGCTGCGGAGAAGGCTTCCGTTGATCATCCTGGGATAATCACGTTTCCGCCTTCGCTCAAAAAG GCAGGGCCAAAAGACTCGCCGAACCAGTGCCTTATAAAGCGTGACAAGAAGAATGCCACATTTTACCTGTATCTTGCTCTCTCCCCAT CGTTTACGGACAATGGCAAGTTTCTCCTAGCTGCACGAAGATACCGAAGTGGTGGACGCACTGAGTACATCATATCATTGGATGGAAGTGATCTATCTCAGGGAAGTAAATCCTACGTTGGAAAATTGAG ATCAGATTTCCTTGGTACTAATTTCAAGATCTACGATAGCCAAACGCCCCACAGTGGTGCAAAGTCATCGAGCACCAAGGCTGGGCGCCGTATTGGAAGCAAGCAGATAAGCCCCCAAGTCCCATCTGGTAACTTTAAAATTGGGACTGTGTCATACAAGTTTAATCTGTTGAAATCTCGgggtccgaggaggatgtcatGCAAAATCACATGCCCGTCCTCCGAGGAAACCTCGAACGACGGACACGAACATGGATTGAAAACAGAGAAGCAAGATGCATCACCCGCTCCCGGGTTCACAGTCTTGAAAAACAAAGCTCCGCGGTGGCACGACCACTTGGAATGCTGGTGCTTGAATTTCCACGGCAGGGTGACTGTCGCGTCGGTCAAGAACTTCCAAATGGTTGCGACCATAGACCAGAGCAAGCCTGACGGGAAGGGTGATGCGGAGACAGTGGTGCTCCAGTTTGGAAAGGTGAGCGACGACACCTTCACGATGGACTACAGGCAGCCTCTCTCGGCCTTCCAAGCGTTCGCCATCTGCCTGTCCAGTTTCGGGACGAAACTGGCGTGCGAGTGA